In the Arthrobacter sp. 31Y genome, one interval contains:
- a CDS encoding DinB family protein — MPIIPDEKDWTWVLSEPCPECGFDPATVTPSTVPGTVLNMLPRWRAVLRREGVATRPNDHTWSNLEYSCHVRDVFSLFDQRLNLMLTEDDARFANWDQDQAAIDGGYGSADPRAVADELEAEGKEIAESFARVTEDDWERTGTRSNGSSFTVLTFSQYFLHDVVHHLHDVDG; from the coding sequence ATGCCCATCATCCCTGATGAAAAAGACTGGACCTGGGTGCTCTCAGAGCCCTGCCCCGAGTGCGGCTTCGACCCCGCCACAGTGACTCCTTCCACGGTGCCCGGCACCGTCCTGAACATGCTCCCCCGCTGGCGGGCCGTGCTGCGCCGGGAGGGCGTGGCCACGCGTCCCAATGACCACACCTGGTCCAACCTTGAGTATTCATGCCATGTCCGCGACGTCTTCAGCCTTTTCGACCAGCGCCTGAACCTGATGCTCACAGAGGATGACGCGCGGTTCGCCAACTGGGACCAGGACCAGGCGGCGATCGACGGTGGGTACGGTTCAGCAGATCCTCGAGCGGTGGCCGACGAACTTGAGGCAGAGGGCAAGGAAATTGCGGAGTCCTTCGCCCGGGTCACCGAGGATGACTGGGAGCGCACCGGGACGCGAAGCAATGGCTCCTCCTTTACCGTGCTGACGTTCTCCCAGTACTTCCTCCACGATGTTGTTCACCATCTTCATGACGTGGACGGCTAG
- the cydB gene encoding cytochrome d ubiquinol oxidase subunit II, translating to MELLPTIWFVAIAVLWTGYLFLEGFDLGVGMLMKLFARNNTDRRVLLNTIGPVWDGNEVWLLTAAGATFAAFPLWYASLFSTLYLPLLAVLAALIFRAVAFEYRGKVDSERWRNRWDWAIAVGSFLAAFGIGAALALTTTGLPLNENGDRVGGPMSWFSGYALLGGFGVVAFALVHALAFLALKTDGDVRHRARRWFVRLVPFAVLPMFGWMVAVQFLSGKPWTWALVAAAVVAVILAWRLARAGSEGRAFSALGAFIVCATASIFGAAFPVVIPSTIDPAFNLTISNASSSDYTLGLMSIVAAVGLPLVIAYQSWTYWVFRRRVSAAHIPEAHGFLPAIAAKVMVPKDSSSSTPNQTGD from the coding sequence ATGGAACTGTTGCCAACCATCTGGTTCGTGGCCATCGCGGTGTTGTGGACCGGCTATCTCTTCCTCGAGGGTTTTGACCTCGGTGTCGGCATGCTCATGAAGCTGTTCGCCCGCAACAACACTGACCGCCGTGTACTGCTGAACACCATTGGCCCGGTATGGGATGGCAATGAGGTGTGGCTGCTCACCGCAGCCGGTGCCACCTTCGCCGCCTTCCCCCTCTGGTACGCCTCGCTGTTCTCCACCCTCTACCTCCCGCTCCTTGCAGTTCTGGCAGCTTTGATCTTCAGGGCAGTCGCGTTTGAATACCGCGGCAAGGTGGACTCAGAGCGCTGGCGCAACCGGTGGGACTGGGCGATCGCCGTCGGGTCTTTCCTGGCCGCCTTCGGCATCGGCGCCGCACTGGCGCTCACCACCACGGGACTGCCCCTGAATGAGAATGGAGACCGCGTTGGTGGCCCCATGTCCTGGTTCAGCGGCTATGCGCTCCTTGGTGGCTTCGGCGTGGTGGCGTTCGCGCTGGTTCACGCCCTGGCGTTCCTCGCCCTGAAGACCGACGGCGACGTCCGGCACCGGGCCCGCCGCTGGTTCGTGCGATTGGTGCCGTTCGCGGTACTTCCGATGTTCGGCTGGATGGTAGCCGTCCAGTTCCTGAGCGGCAAGCCCTGGACCTGGGCTTTGGTGGCGGCGGCGGTAGTTGCCGTCATCCTGGCCTGGCGACTGGCCCGTGCGGGGTCCGAAGGACGGGCTTTCAGTGCCCTTGGCGCCTTCATTGTCTGCGCCACAGCGTCCATCTTTGGAGCGGCCTTCCCTGTGGTCATCCCCTCCACGATCGATCCCGCCTTCAACCTGACCATCTCCAACGCATCGTCCTCGGACTACACACTGGGCCTCATGAGCATCGTTGCAGCCGTTGGCCTGCCACTGGTTATTGCCTACCAATCCTGGACGTACTGGGTGTTCCGGCGGCGTGTCAGCGCAGCCCACATCCCCGAAGCCCACGGATTCCTGCCCGCCATTGCTGCGAAAGTGATGGTGCCCAAGGACAGCTCCTCGTCCACCCCAAACCAAACGGGAGACTAG
- the cydD gene encoding thiol reductant ABC exporter subunit CydD — MKPVFPSGPATRSALYAIGLMSALKALSLVLMAQAVAGMLAGLASGSGDWHNGLVWGAVGAVLRSLTVWGQGIASRRAALGVKEELRARLLRRSLSDAGSSPVVGMNDGGLAILATRGLDALDDYYTQYLPAIVNCATVPLLIGARILFADWVSAVVIVLTVPLVPLFMVLIGRHTEDTVREAQSTLRKLSGHILELAKGLPVLVGLGRATEQRAALEDISEQYRTRTMGTLRTAFLSALALELIATISVAVVAVFIGVRLVHGDMALEAGLLALILAPDCYLPLRELGTAHHASDDGRAALETTNAVLDAPTHQRLNEGGPSSPGQVSSSGQVSSSAQDGVVVSGLTVTYHGRSAPAVGPISFAAGPARVTALDGDSGAGKSTVLGVLAGLIGQGPGASVTGTISGAASGIVAWVPQHPVMATETVQAEIELYLDGYQGNTAEAVTRVLRKASAEHLAAGNPAELSPGELRRVALARGLARVEAGATVLLLDEPTAHLDHYSASVVRRAIESLRGNVTVILVAHDAATRALADHVVPVGEQHRNTTPSAAGAGSSHGATTAVPAATVPSKDPAPKIDLPYAPSASSLQGLLRTLKPVRWKFAAAGLVAVLAALFAVALSGLSGWLIIRASEQPPILYLLGAIVGVRFFGIGRAVLRYCERLLTHDAVFAAMTRLRGALWASLSRRALSLRRLLQGGNVLGSIVDDVDTLRDLLPRVVLPPVTALGTGIAAILATGIVLPEALPAVVVAAVAGLLVAPTLAVLADRNAAKAEQQMRSVVLRGVAAALDARAELNANGVEEPVLSALRAKDRSATLSAQRSAWAEGLGQAAIVLACSIAALWAGALSAPAVLNGTVAPELAAVVVLMQLALVEPFGGIVSAVRQAPALAAVLGRVASSGAMDTPGPTSPSGEHDAKEQDSKEDDDGGAHPLHDGPARAGLAPRVGLELKDASAAWPGGPNVFAGVNAVAGPGRWLAVTGPSGAGKSTLLSVLLGFLPLAEGTVKLSGTAAWCPQEAHLFDSTIRGNLLLSRPAAAKPAEAEMHKALADVGLDAVVEALPDGLDTRIGPGGSFLSGGERQRLAMARTLLTGASVLLLDEPTAHLDAGSAREMMAILRNGLKDVTVVLVTHNPEDIDPADVRLELPGGQGSGGEASVEPGSVEFTQGAAELVGRPTPQ, encoded by the coding sequence ATGAAACCCGTGTTCCCTTCCGGCCCGGCAACGCGATCGGCGCTGTACGCCATCGGTCTCATGTCCGCCCTCAAGGCACTGTCCCTGGTTCTCATGGCGCAGGCCGTAGCAGGAATGCTGGCAGGGCTCGCCTCCGGATCAGGGGACTGGCACAACGGACTTGTCTGGGGTGCGGTCGGTGCTGTCTTGAGGTCGTTGACCGTGTGGGGTCAAGGCATTGCGTCGCGGCGGGCTGCTTTGGGCGTCAAGGAGGAACTGCGGGCACGGCTGCTGAGGCGCTCCCTGTCCGACGCCGGTTCGTCACCGGTAGTGGGAATGAACGACGGCGGCCTGGCGATCCTGGCCACGCGGGGCCTGGACGCGCTGGACGACTATTACACCCAGTACCTGCCTGCTATCGTGAACTGCGCCACGGTCCCTTTGCTGATCGGAGCCCGGATCCTCTTTGCAGACTGGGTCAGTGCCGTGGTGATCGTCCTGACGGTTCCTTTGGTGCCTCTCTTCATGGTCCTGATCGGCAGGCACACCGAGGACACCGTCCGGGAGGCGCAAAGCACGCTCCGGAAACTGTCCGGCCACATCCTTGAACTCGCCAAAGGACTTCCCGTCTTGGTGGGCCTTGGACGTGCCACCGAACAGCGGGCGGCACTGGAAGACATTTCTGAGCAATACCGCACCCGAACCATGGGCACCCTCCGCACGGCGTTCCTTTCCGCGCTGGCCCTGGAACTCATCGCAACCATCTCAGTGGCCGTGGTGGCGGTGTTCATCGGCGTCCGGCTGGTGCATGGCGATATGGCCCTTGAAGCCGGGCTCCTGGCCCTGATCCTGGCCCCGGATTGCTACCTTCCCCTCCGTGAGCTCGGAACCGCCCACCACGCCAGTGATGACGGCAGGGCCGCACTCGAAACCACCAACGCTGTACTGGACGCCCCCACGCACCAGCGGTTGAATGAGGGCGGCCCATCCAGCCCAGGTCAGGTGTCCAGCTCAGGTCAGGTGTCCAGCTCAGCTCAGGACGGGGTGGTGGTGAGCGGGCTGACGGTGACGTATCACGGAAGGTCCGCACCCGCCGTCGGGCCCATCAGCTTCGCAGCCGGGCCGGCACGCGTCACGGCCCTCGATGGCGACAGCGGCGCCGGCAAGAGCACAGTCCTGGGCGTCCTCGCCGGACTTATCGGTCAAGGGCCGGGTGCCTCGGTGACCGGGACCATCAGCGGTGCAGCCTCGGGAATAGTGGCGTGGGTGCCGCAACACCCGGTCATGGCCACTGAAACTGTGCAGGCAGAGATTGAACTCTATCTGGACGGATACCAGGGGAACACCGCCGAAGCCGTCACCCGGGTCCTTCGGAAAGCCTCCGCCGAGCACCTGGCCGCCGGGAACCCAGCGGAACTGAGCCCCGGAGAACTGCGGAGGGTCGCCCTGGCCCGTGGATTGGCCCGCGTGGAAGCCGGCGCCACAGTCCTCCTGCTCGACGAACCCACCGCCCACCTGGACCACTATTCGGCAAGCGTGGTCCGCCGCGCCATAGAGTCGCTTCGCGGAAACGTCACCGTGATCCTGGTAGCCCACGACGCCGCCACCCGGGCGCTCGCCGACCACGTGGTTCCGGTAGGGGAACAGCACCGAAACACAACGCCTTCAGCGGCCGGAGCGGGCAGTTCGCACGGGGCCACCACTGCTGTACCGGCCGCAACAGTCCCCTCGAAGGACCCCGCACCAAAAATCGACCTCCCGTACGCTCCCTCGGCCAGCAGCCTGCAAGGTCTTCTCCGGACTCTGAAGCCCGTGCGCTGGAAGTTCGCCGCTGCCGGTCTAGTGGCCGTCCTCGCCGCCCTCTTCGCAGTAGCGTTGTCAGGCTTGTCCGGGTGGCTCATCATCAGGGCCAGCGAACAGCCGCCCATTCTCTATCTCCTCGGCGCGATCGTCGGAGTAAGGTTCTTCGGCATAGGAAGGGCCGTGCTGCGCTACTGCGAGCGGCTTTTGACCCATGATGCCGTCTTCGCTGCCATGACCCGCCTGCGTGGTGCGCTCTGGGCATCGCTGAGCCGCAGGGCACTTTCCCTCCGGCGCCTCCTCCAAGGCGGCAACGTGTTGGGCTCCATCGTGGACGACGTTGACACCCTCCGCGACCTCCTTCCCAGGGTTGTCCTACCGCCCGTGACTGCCCTCGGAACAGGGATTGCAGCCATCCTCGCCACGGGCATCGTTTTGCCCGAGGCATTGCCGGCTGTTGTGGTGGCCGCCGTGGCGGGCCTGCTCGTTGCGCCAACCCTTGCCGTCCTGGCTGACAGGAACGCGGCCAAAGCCGAACAACAGATGCGTTCCGTCGTATTGCGGGGAGTAGCCGCCGCCCTTGACGCCCGTGCGGAACTCAACGCCAACGGGGTGGAGGAGCCGGTCCTTAGTGCATTGCGCGCCAAGGACCGCAGCGCCACCCTCTCTGCGCAGCGCTCGGCATGGGCCGAAGGGCTCGGCCAGGCCGCGATTGTCCTGGCGTGCTCGATTGCCGCGTTGTGGGCGGGCGCCCTGAGTGCACCCGCCGTGCTGAACGGCACTGTGGCCCCCGAACTCGCAGCCGTCGTAGTCCTGATGCAACTCGCACTGGTTGAACCCTTCGGAGGAATCGTGTCCGCGGTACGCCAAGCCCCGGCGCTCGCAGCCGTCCTGGGACGGGTGGCATCCTCCGGCGCTATGGACACCCCCGGCCCAACGAGCCCTTCAGGCGAACACGACGCAAAAGAGCAAGACTCAAAAGAGGACGACGACGGCGGCGCGCACCCCTTGCATGATGGTCCCGCTCGGGCGGGACTGGCACCTCGGGTAGGACTGGAGCTGAAGGACGCGTCAGCAGCGTGGCCGGGTGGCCCAAACGTCTTTGCCGGCGTGAACGCGGTTGCCGGGCCGGGCCGTTGGCTGGCCGTGACCGGCCCCTCCGGCGCGGGGAAGTCCACGCTCCTCTCTGTGCTGCTGGGGTTCCTGCCGCTGGCGGAAGGAACCGTGAAGCTCTCCGGCACGGCGGCGTGGTGCCCCCAGGAAGCACACCTCTTCGACTCCACGATCCGCGGCAACCTTCTGCTGAGCCGACCGGCAGCAGCGAAGCCCGCCGAGGCCGAGATGCACAAGGCCCTGGCCGACGTCGGGCTTGATGCAGTGGTGGAGGCATTGCCGGACGGGCTCGACACCCGCATCGGGCCCGGCGGTTCTTTCCTCAGCGGCGGTGAACGCCAACGGCTGGCCATGGCCAGGACGCTCCTGACCGGGGCATCCGTGCTGTTGCTTGACGAACCGACAGCGCATTTGGATGCGGGCTCGGCCCGGGAAATGATGGCCATTCTGCGCAACGGGCTCAAGGACGTCACCGTTGTCCTGGTCACTCACAACCCTGAGGACATTGACCCGGCAGATGTGCGGCTGGAGTTGCCCGGGGGGCAAGGCTCCGGGGGAGAAGCCTCCGTGGAGCCCGGTTCCGTGGAATTCACGCAGGGCGCGGCGGAACTGGTGGGAAGGCCTACTCCTCAGTAG
- a CDS encoding VOC family protein, whose translation MLKDQQVGAVLPAQDIARARAYYSEKLGLEPENPDDDDNLQYKCGDGTGFFIYQTPNAGTAKNTQIGWMVSDVKAAVQELRGKGVAFEDYDFPGLKTEDGVATMPDGSAAAWFLDSEGNILSLNQSG comes from the coding sequence ATGCTCAAGGATCAGCAGGTTGGTGCCGTCCTACCGGCACAGGACATAGCCCGGGCACGCGCGTATTACAGCGAAAAACTCGGACTGGAACCCGAAAATCCGGACGACGACGACAACCTTCAGTACAAGTGCGGCGATGGAACTGGATTCTTCATCTATCAGACACCAAATGCAGGGACTGCCAAGAACACACAGATCGGCTGGATGGTCAGTGACGTCAAAGCCGCGGTGCAGGAGCTCCGAGGAAAGGGAGTTGCGTTTGAAGACTACGACTTCCCTGGCTTGAAGACCGAGGACGGCGTCGCCACCATGCCGGACGGTAGTGCTGCGGCCTGGTTCCTGGACAGTGAGGGAAACATACTGAGCCTCAACCAATCCGGCTAG
- a CDS encoding cytochrome ubiquinol oxidase subunit I — MDALEIARWQFGITTVYHFMMVPLTIGLGLVVAIIQTIWYRTGKPEYLRMTKFWGKLFLINFIMGVATGIVQEFQFGMAWSEYSRFVGDVFGAPLALEALLAFFVESTFLGLWIFGWKQLKRGVHLACLWIAVIGSVFSAYFIIVANSWMQHPVGVEMVDGRPVMTDAWAVFTNNTALVAVPHTLFGALAVAGAFLLGIAWYHLWRRRHDGVDVVGKDGKLVPGEASIPGRDKTDYTVWMRSLRIGAVVAMISFAGTAITGDLQGKLMFEQQPMKMAAAEAACHDGTGFSVLSVGNLGAKNCDDIVAVIEVPGILSFLAKGDFTTEVKGVNSLLGEYKEKYGTHLPDNPLYGERAGQEIQYVPVMEVTYWGFRMMIGFGGIAAFAALLALWVTRKGAVPESKWLMRLAVFGILAPFGANAAGWIFTEMGRQPFVVAPNPDMNGIDQVFMFTAAAVSPGVSAGELMTSLVVLTAIYAVLLVVEVKLLVKYIRGGVASAMPELAHAQDSKDQDDKNDDGAGPDKSGDDVLAFAY; from the coding sequence ATGGACGCCTTGGAAATCGCACGCTGGCAATTCGGTATCACTACCGTCTACCACTTCATGATGGTGCCGCTCACTATTGGCCTCGGCCTGGTGGTGGCCATCATCCAGACCATCTGGTACCGCACCGGCAAGCCCGAATACCTGCGGATGACCAAGTTCTGGGGAAAGCTCTTCCTCATCAACTTCATCATGGGTGTAGCCACCGGCATCGTCCAGGAATTCCAGTTCGGTATGGCATGGAGCGAGTACAGCCGCTTCGTCGGAGATGTTTTCGGCGCACCGCTGGCCCTCGAAGCCCTGTTGGCCTTCTTCGTTGAATCCACCTTCCTGGGCCTGTGGATCTTCGGCTGGAAGCAGCTCAAGCGCGGCGTGCACCTGGCCTGTTTGTGGATCGCCGTGATTGGTTCGGTCTTCTCCGCATACTTCATCATCGTGGCGAACTCCTGGATGCAGCACCCTGTGGGCGTCGAAATGGTGGACGGCCGGCCGGTGATGACGGACGCCTGGGCTGTATTCACCAACAACACAGCGCTGGTTGCAGTGCCCCACACCTTGTTCGGTGCACTCGCCGTCGCGGGAGCCTTCCTCCTGGGCATTGCTTGGTACCACCTCTGGCGTCGACGTCACGACGGCGTGGACGTTGTAGGCAAGGACGGCAAGTTGGTCCCTGGCGAAGCCTCAATCCCGGGTCGCGACAAAACCGATTACACCGTGTGGATGAGGTCCCTGCGCATCGGCGCAGTGGTGGCCATGATCTCCTTTGCGGGAACTGCCATCACAGGTGACCTGCAGGGCAAGCTCATGTTCGAGCAGCAGCCCATGAAGATGGCTGCCGCTGAAGCTGCCTGCCACGACGGCACGGGCTTCTCGGTACTGAGCGTCGGTAACCTGGGTGCCAAAAACTGCGACGACATTGTGGCTGTCATTGAAGTACCCGGAATCCTTTCCTTCCTGGCCAAGGGCGACTTCACCACCGAAGTCAAGGGTGTGAACAGCCTGCTGGGTGAGTACAAGGAGAAGTACGGCACTCACCTGCCGGACAATCCCTTGTACGGGGAACGCGCCGGACAGGAAATCCAATACGTTCCGGTAATGGAAGTTACGTACTGGGGCTTCCGAATGATGATCGGCTTCGGTGGCATAGCAGCCTTCGCCGCCCTGCTGGCACTCTGGGTGACCCGCAAGGGTGCAGTCCCGGAGTCCAAGTGGCTCATGCGGCTGGCCGTCTTTGGGATCCTTGCACCGTTCGGCGCCAACGCCGCCGGCTGGATCTTCACGGAAATGGGAAGGCAGCCGTTTGTGGTGGCCCCCAACCCGGATATGAACGGCATCGACCAAGTGTTCATGTTCACCGCCGCTGCGGTGTCGCCTGGCGTCAGCGCAGGTGAGCTCATGACCTCGCTGGTGGTGCTTACCGCCATCTATGCCGTGCTGTTGGTGGTGGAAGTGAAGCTCTTGGTCAAATACATCCGTGGGGGCGTGGCCTCGGCGATGCCTGAACTGGCGCATGCGCAGGACTCCAAGGATCAAGACGACAAGAATGACGACGGCGCGGGCCCGGACAAGTCCGGCGACGACGTCCTGGCATTCGCCTACTAG
- a CDS encoding BlaI/MecI/CopY family transcriptional regulator translates to MASLGELERAVMDLLWAGQEAATANTLRDLLAQDSEAGDGTAGHQGKDLAVTTVLTVLSRLEKKGLVERERGTRPHRYQAVSSRADHTAELMHEVLGSAPDREAVLARFIGSVTESEAATLRKLLGYN, encoded by the coding sequence ATGGCAAGTCTTGGGGAACTGGAACGGGCAGTGATGGATCTGCTCTGGGCAGGCCAGGAGGCTGCAACTGCCAACACACTGCGCGATCTCTTGGCGCAGGATTCCGAGGCCGGCGACGGCACTGCGGGTCATCAAGGCAAGGACCTGGCAGTAACCACGGTCCTCACTGTGCTCTCGCGCCTGGAAAAGAAGGGTCTGGTGGAGCGCGAACGCGGAACGCGGCCGCACCGCTACCAAGCCGTTTCAAGCCGCGCGGACCACACCGCCGAACTCATGCATGAAGTCCTGGGCTCGGCTCCGGACCGCGAGGCCGTGCTTGCCCGCTTCATTGGTTCCGTCACCGAAAGTGAAGCCGCTACCCTGCGCAAACTGCTCGGCTACAATTAG
- a CDS encoding GNAT family N-acetyltransferase, producing MPFETSSQDLPDDIATGLSWRPATMEDLDNWAGLIARTAAAEHPVWYEKRGDLLHVMESTKNPAETSTLLGLDSDGVARAYGRIVKNPEGDKATGMACVDPEWQQRGIGSAVLVWQEGQVRNRFQADAAAGHTTAPPRLRIQTEEQHEHQATLLMGHGYGAVRWFNEMHRPLSRELPQAPLRAGLELRTLDPSLFEPVRRAHNDAFRDHWGSEPRDEESWRFTIEEPTARHDLSAVVIDSATGEVAGYQLTSFDPDSAAERGFAEGYTELLGVRRAYRGRGIAQALLADAMQRYASAGMEVASLDVDSANPTGALELYLGMGYAPVNRSMTWEKML from the coding sequence ATGCCTTTCGAGACCTCCAGCCAAGACCTTCCTGATGACATTGCCACCGGGCTGAGCTGGAGGCCAGCCACCATGGAGGATCTCGATAATTGGGCAGGATTGATAGCCCGGACAGCCGCGGCCGAACATCCCGTCTGGTATGAGAAGCGCGGCGACCTTCTCCACGTCATGGAGTCCACCAAGAACCCGGCGGAGACAAGCACTCTCCTGGGCCTGGACTCCGACGGCGTAGCCCGCGCCTACGGGCGCATCGTCAAGAACCCGGAGGGGGACAAAGCCACCGGAATGGCATGCGTTGACCCGGAATGGCAACAGCGTGGCATTGGTTCCGCGGTCCTGGTGTGGCAGGAAGGACAAGTACGCAACCGGTTCCAAGCCGACGCGGCTGCCGGCCACACCACGGCACCGCCCCGTCTCCGGATCCAGACGGAGGAACAACACGAGCATCAGGCGACGCTCCTGATGGGGCACGGCTACGGTGCTGTGCGCTGGTTCAACGAAATGCATCGGCCCCTTTCCCGCGAACTGCCCCAGGCGCCCTTGAGAGCAGGACTTGAGCTGAGGACGCTGGATCCCTCACTCTTTGAACCCGTGCGCCGGGCCCATAACGATGCGTTCAGGGACCACTGGGGGAGCGAGCCACGGGATGAAGAATCATGGCGCTTCACCATTGAGGAACCTACTGCCCGGCACGATCTCAGCGCGGTGGTTATCGATTCCGCAACGGGGGAAGTGGCTGGATATCAGCTCACCAGCTTCGATCCCGACTCTGCCGCGGAGCGCGGTTTCGCCGAAGGCTACACGGAGCTCCTGGGTGTGCGGCGTGCCTATCGCGGACGGGGCATAGCCCAAGCACTCCTCGCCGATGCCATGCAACGCTACGCTTCAGCGGGAATGGAGGTGGCGTCACTGGACGTGGACTCGGCCAACCCCACGGGGGCGCTGGAACTCTACCTGGGCATGGGCTACGCGCCCGTGAACCGCAGCATGACGTGGGAGAAGATGCTCTAG